The Oryza sativa Japonica Group chromosome 11, ASM3414082v1 DNA window ggctagctacggggaggctactcgagctactaccgaaaactaaggggggagatggagcgaggaggaagaacggagggaggcatcaccgaggtgaggaggggcgctgtgacgagaggccgacggcgcgggagtaatctctccggcctcgggccgggaaagaggaaggagagggcgcggccaaagtccccttccgcgtccttgctcgtgccagCTCCTCCGACACGCACAACgatgaacggcgacggcgaaacagagggcggcaatggcgcggaggcggcaAGCGAAACAGGAGGGGGAATCGATGGGAGGGCGCCTTGGTTTATAGGACgacgatgtcggtttggaaaccgaccttgggcggtcaaggcgcgagctggcactcggcgctcgcggccaaGACGGTGAcagagggagggaggatgacactggcgggaggaaaaggggaaaaaaaggagggggagaaaggggcttgcccccttgccgatttgggaaaaggaggagggagcggaggcgcgcagcagagggaggagggaggctctgcctccgtcctttggaggctagcgcgggagtggcggggccgaggcgatgacgacggcgatgacggcggggcggtttggagcggcgcggcgacacgggcgacaggcgcgggctggcgcggcagggggtgacagcggcggcgaccaggcggtcggccactcggcacgcgcgcgcgggaaacaacgggagggcgcggcggatggagcggcgcggctcgggcacgcgcgctggctgcggggccgagcggctgcaggcgcggcagggccgcggggccgggcggcaaccacgcgacgcgggcgaggaccacgcgggcgcgcgcgtgaACAACGGCGCACGGGGGCCGGCTTGCCAGGGatggggagaaggagagcgagggagaggggggcgctcggcgcggcggcacacGCGCGGGCAGAgtgaggggaaagggagggggcgctcggcgcggcggcacacgcgcgcgcggcgcgcgggcggggcggcgcggaggggagcggagggggagcgcgccgggggaggggcgagggccgggggagaggagaggatgggCCGAGcgaaattcggcccatcgaccccgggggaggcaaaatagacttttgcggaggaatttgatttggaaggatttggattcggaattgaactcgacgatagatcggggatttgagatcttgagatggcacggataCTAGACGacaagcgaagaaacaaatttcgcaattagggtttttaggaaTTAATTTTCCggtaggcgccacgacggaacgggcgctacaattTGCCACTAGAATCGTCTGTTCACGTGACCATGACCTCCTTCTCTGTTAAATGTTATAATATggaaattattataaaatatttttaaaaggcTTTTTTTCAGAACAAAATCGGTAGAAAGTGTAGTTTCTTTtacaatatattaatatataatgaACAATATTATCGTGATTACAAATAATTAAccattagggcatgtacaaaggtagagtTTAGAATGGTCTCTTAGTTAATACATATCACTTAGAGACTTCTCCTACAATAGTTAAGACAACAAGAACTCTTAACCATTAATgcaccaaaatatatttttagtaccattctttccttttctccacctccatgcaacaaaatttcctttaataaacgttaagagtcgactctgacCCGTTGTCACGCGTAGCAACCATGTTTCCCTTTCCTCcactctctctcttccacatcaTCAATTTTATCTACATGGGAACGAAGAGAGACCGTTATTACACACCGTTGTACATGTCTTTATTATGCCTTGAGTGTAAAATTTATAGTAAATCATTTTATGTACGGCAGCTTCGGATTTGGCAGTGTGCATGGCACAGGAGTAGTAACGAGGAGATATATGGAAGACGGCAATAATAACTAGAATAGGGAGGACTCCAGAGGAGTATATGTGGTTTTCACATTTTttgttctctttttcttctctttctatcatgaagattttttttaaaaaaatcaagcttAATTTTGGATTATGCTATTCCTTTCAATCTGGTCAAAGTTAGCTATGattcttcctcccttctctatATATCGAACCGTTCTTCCAAAATCTAACGGTTCATCTTGTATAGCATATGTGGCTCAACGGGAGAACGAATAAAACATTCCTCGTTAATTTTTTGATGATAATATATAGTTACTAGCTAggatcttcattttttttttggagcatTAGAATTGGACTGGAGTGTCGTACGTACTATCTATAACAGGCCGGGGAATGTCCTAGAGCACGCTTTCATCGTATATAGAAGCCCCTGAATTAACCATGAAATCATCGATAAAACAGTGACACTTGTACCAAGTTTTGTACCACAACCTTGTTCGGCAATCTAATTGATGTAACACACTATAATCATTATTGAACATTTCTTTCTCACGTATAATTATTTAGGCTATTTTTCTTCGAACACGCATTTGAGTAATactatactctctccgtccataAATATTTAACggcgttgattttttaaatatgttttatcgttcgtcttattaaaaaaatttaagtaattattaattcttttcctatcatttgattcattgttaaatatatttttatgtttacatatagttttacataattcacaaaagtttttaaataagacaaacggtcaaacatatttaaaaaaatcaacggcatcaaatatttagggacggaaggagtactatTGAAGAATAGAAGAATATTGATCTATAGACATAGGTACGTATAACGACCGTAAAAGCACAGATTATTGAAACTTTTTTTGCCCTTTGTCTTCATGTGTCCTACTTGTTCACTTGCTTCGCTTTCACGCAGACGAAAGAACACGATATTGAGCATCAAGACTAGATGTTCTTGAGTAACTCGGACACGGCCTTCCAGGACTCGGAGAAGACCAAGCTCTTGCGGGTGGTGACGTAggcctcgccgtcgcgctcgTCACCGAAGACCTCTTTGATCATGTTAATGGCATGGCCCTTCAGCTCCCACTGGTCGTCGCACACTCGCTCGATCAGATACCAATACTTGAGCCTCTCTCCGGCCATGGTCTCCGACCGGAGCACCAGGTCGGAGCTCATCTGCGGGTACGACGACTTGTCCCGGAGCAGCGCCCCGAGGTACGGCGGCACGGCGTCGTGGCGCccctccaccacctccctcgcctCGATCTTGACTTTCTTTAGCACGGCGACGTCGTCGTGCGCCAGCACCAGCGCCAGCGCCAGGGACGACctcacgtcgccgccgacggccgccACCGTCGGGAAAGGCATGCCCAGCAGCTCGCGCACCACCTCGGCCATGCCGCGGAtcagctcctccaccgccggcggcggcgacgaggtgtaGTCGATGCCGTCGCAGAAGGAGCTCTTGCCCGAGCAGATGGTAACGAGGCCCCTGCTCGAGGGGGTGGCCTTGCCGCGAATCGTCGCGAGCGTCTCCTTGAGCTCCTTCAGCGACTTCTCGGTGAGGTAATTGTGGCCACTGTTGCCGCCGGTGAGGGTCAGCTTGAAGATGTCATCCTTCTCTTTGTAAGTGCAGAAGCCCATGACGATGTTCAGTGGGGGACGAGTAGTAGCTAGGAAGTATTCTTCAACTCTCACCCAAGGTCTGCACCACTATTTAAAGGACAGCTACAGCTACAGAGCACGATTTAAACTAGTACTCCCTCATTACTCGCAAAGGAAGTTATCTTGGAcaacgacacggtctccaaaacacaactttgacttcttatttctataaaaaaatttattgaaaagtgatatatgtatacttttatgaaagtatttttcaagacaaatctattcatataatttttatattttcaaactcaacaacttaagagttattcgtgatttatattcccaatgtttgacttaaacatggtcctaaatgacttcctttacgagtacggagggagtacgtgaaTAAGAGAGTAAAAAAGAAATACTATTGACAAGCGCTCAATTCCAAAAAAATATCATCGACAGATGCGAGTTCCATGAAATATCATCGTACAAGTGATTTTATCCCAAAAATACCATCATCGTTAGTGTTATATCTATCCCGTGCCGTTAAATACAATTTCATCCTATAGCACTTAACGAAGGGTTGCTAACGGAAACTTAACGGTGATggtatttttttgaaaaaattcgCTTGTACGATGGTATTcaagaactcacacttgtcgatgaCATTTCTTGAAATTGGATGCTTGTCAATTGATTTCTtggattttctaaaaaaaaaaagaagttctaAAATACATGTAGTTGCTAGCAACCACATCTGTCAGGGTTATgcataccacatacctaatagtagttgactaaatcttggCAGGACCCACTACATACTATGTCTTATACGGACACTGACCTCGGATATGGAtgaagttccggataaggaaagacaaccataGTTCTACatagaaacgacaaggactactcggattgtattcatattggtttccctagttctacttggacaagaggacacctatgggtataaatacaaggtccctaagaggagaggggacacggaacaacagaagccacaacatacaagccaacatacgccaagacaaggcGCCGGATATtgacttcagagataggcatggctagtcccctacggtgcctacggataccgtcaggagagatatagcgctgtctctgatctcgccggatgcgaattcgaggaggaaggctaccctgttgtcgactacgagtcagaccttcagaccagTTAACaatagttagataggctaccccaaatattgtattggtgtgattatggtgaataagagcaacgaccggtttcggccaacaggatgtagggttattacctgacaattcaggagcccgaacctgtataaaaatcctcgtctccgtctcttttacctaagtctcacgtatatcctagtaccaacgatccccatactatgcaaataccagaattgcgacatcaaacgtcgacagtggcgcgccaggtaggggatcttttggtgcttcaaggtttcgacgggatgggtttaagagatggattctccgacAATATACTACTCGATAACTTCGGCTATGGAGGATCTAACCTGACCGGAGTACGTGCCCTGACAagatcggaaccatcatcgTCAACAACTTGGTCTATCGAGATCATTCAAGCCTCAAGCTCCGTGGCAtaccaaaagatgtcagatcACATGATATCGAACGAGTACGCAGCAAGGTAATTAGgagattgattttttattaatctactaatttcgtagatacatgtacgcaatattttatatgcaatttgtCGTGCCTATTTCTAGATTATACAACATTATCAGATCAATAATTTTTTATGTTTACCTacagcatgttttttatacaatatctgcTGTGCGAGTGTTCATGATGTTATACCGACTACGGTTTAATGCTAGGGGCTTgctctattttcttctgtataaatcatgcttgtttacggtttacataacgCCTGATATTTCAtatgctcgttatatcctgataatgctagaaaattCATGCAGTTTtctgagtacatactcgatattatctgctatatgtcttgccttctagaaatatttttcagaaacaattgagcactcgagtaggttgtggtcgagtaaccccattatcgagaacgatctcgacaaatgcaaagtcgtcgcgcccaacctgccaacgaagaccgacgacctatctcatagcaccggccatggctggactacttgAGAAAatggttgttaacggataattgcTCGCGAACGATAtgggcttgatcacccgacatgattgcggacggacatccggatatgctacaagttgggtatgtgagtcatgctggccacatgagatgcacatgtaataaaccaactttagcacttccattggtgttcgagagataattctactcgctagTTCTCAAACCAGTAAAaggtagcaatctctcgcaccacaACCTCCATTGGTATTCGAGAGacaattctactcgctcgctagTTCTCAAACCAGTAgatcgtagcaatctctcgcaccgcaacctccattggtgttcgagagataattctactcgctcgctggttctcaaactagtaaatcgtagcaatctctcgcaccgcaacttccattggcgttcaagagataattctactcgctagttctcgaaccagtaaattgtagcaatctctcgcgccTTAGCTTCAGATGGTTGAGGTACGACTACGGCAATAGtgtagcggtcctcgcaccacgacttcagatgacttcagatggttgaggaacagctacgactggtcttcgaccGGCAGCATAGCGGCCCTCGTACCACAACTTCAAATGgtcgagagacacctactcactggttctcaaccagtcaatcgtagcgatctctcgtacatttacttcaagtggtcgagttaagactactacctggtcctcgaccagaagtgtagcgattctcccactatttccactttaagtggtcgagttaagattactacctggtcctcgaccagaggtgtagcgattatcccactatttccactttaagtggtcgagttaagactactacctggtcctcgaccagaggtgtagcgattctcccactattttcactttaagtggtcgagttacgactactacctggtcctcgaccagtggtgtagcgattctcccactacctttacTTCAAGTGGTTGAGTTGGGGCTACAACTGGttttcgaccagcggtgtagcgatccTCTCATTACCTCTACTCCAACAAAGTTGACATCAagtacacaatatcgccaagtgttttacccagagatcccttaccacgacgacacctagagttgaaaccaatcctactgtccctttacgccgtcttgacaaggcctctgaggaacctaagggaactttggctggggacgcccagagcggataaggccttgtcggatcatgtagagacaaacgaccatgtaagacctggtcatgtaagagttctcgccgtacgtattaaccaagccgtgtaatcggaaattgagttttccaacttctcgccgtgcgtattaaccaagacATCTATGATAGAATTAGATATATTGCTACGCCAGATTAGCTATCTCTAACGAActcaaaccctcacctttgacggatttGGATTTTGTCAAAGACAAATGGTCATTGATGACTCCACTCATCTTTGATGGACTCGTATTTTCTGGTCCATGAGAGGTGAGGATCACCACACACCTTAAAATAGAATGATGGTGATGTACGTCTTGGGAGGAAGTGTTAcaaaagttagtcgatatagcggaacAACAACTAACCTTCTCGATCGCTTCAATCATTGATCACCTAAGACATACCAAATAACGACAcaggaacacacgatatttgttaatgaAGTTCAGCCGAAGACTACATCTCCGGAgctctgattatgggcgctTCTCCCCAATCAATATAGCACCTagccgctacgagtccatggccaCGCCGCTATCTTCTCCCTACGTGTCTACGCTACATTGTAGTCGTCATGGTTACATTGTAGTGTCCCcttctctatttaagagagttgCTGGGTTACAGAGTTCGACTCTAACTCCACCCTCTaccacctattacaactccaaatCTAACTATAACAAAATATGACTAATGtattcgacacctattctaacaagaaggggaaga harbors:
- the LOC107275410 gene encoding enoyl-CoA delta isomerase 2, peroxisomal; the protein is MGFCTYKEKDDIFKLTLTGGNSGHNYLTEKSLKELKETLATIRGKATPSSRGLVTICSGKSSFCDGIDYTSSPPPAVEELIRGMAEVVRELLGMPFPTVAAVGGDVRSSLALALVLAHDDVAVLKKVKIEAREVVEGRHDAVPPYLGALLRDKSSYPQMSSDLVLRSETMAGERLKYWYLIERVCDDQWELKGHAINMIKEVFGDERDGEAYVTTRKSLVFSESWKAVSELLKNI